One Mustela nigripes isolate SB6536 chromosome 5, MUSNIG.SB6536, whole genome shotgun sequence DNA segment encodes these proteins:
- the LOC132017365 gene encoding LOW QUALITY PROTEIN: trace amine-associated receptor 4-like (The sequence of the model RefSeq protein was modified relative to this genomic sequence to represent the inferred CDS: inserted 3 bases in 2 codons; deleted 2 bases in 1 codon) translates to MNSPDLWNPPEGQFCFALVNNSCPRIVRSVLSVCTMYIVMIGAIVMTMMGNLVVIISIAHFKQLQSPTNFLILSMATTDFLLSCVVMPFSMVRSIESCWYFGDLFCKVHSCCDIMLCTTSIFHLCFISVDHYYAVCDPLHYVTRITIPVIEVFLFISWSIPIFFAFGLVFSEFNIIGAEDFVAAIDCTGLCVLIFNKLWGVLASFIAFFLPGTVMVGIYVHIFTVARKHXGPTRKQAWSESKMKVSSKKESKATKTLXIVMGVFVLCWLPFFVLTITDPFINFTTPEDLYNAFLWLGYFNSTFNPIIYGMFYPWFRKALRMIVTGTIFQPDSSSLNLFPADA, encoded by the exons TGTTGAGTGTGTGTACCATGTACATTGTCATGATTGGTGCTATAGTGATGACCATGATGGGCAACCTGGTTGTGATCATTTCCATCGCCCACTTCAAGCAGCTCCAGTCCCCAACCAACTTCCTGATCCTCTCCATGGCCACCACGGACTTTTTGTTGAGCTGTGTGGTCATGCCTTTCAGTATGGTCAGGTCCATCGAGTCCTGCTGGTATTTTGGAGACCTCTTTTGCAAAGTCCACAGCTGCTGTGACATCATGCTCTGTACCACGTCTATTTTTCACCTCTGCTTCATCTCTGTGGACCACTACTATGCTGTCTGTGATCCTTTGCATTACGTCACCAGAATCACCATCCCTGTAATAGAGGTCTTCCTGTTCATCAGTTGGTCCATCCCCATCTTTTTTGCCTTTGGCCTGGTATTCTCAGAGTTCAACATAATTGGTGCAGAAGACTTTGTTGCAGCCATTGACTGTACAGGTTTGTGTGTATTGATATTTAACAAGCTCTGGGGGGTGCTGGCCTCCTTTATAGCCTTTTTTCTCCCTGGGACTGTAATGGTGGGGATTTACGTACACATTTTCACAGTAGCTAGGAAGCA GGGTCCTACCAGGAAACAGGCATGGtcagaaagcaaaatgaaagtatcatccaaaaaagaaagcaaggccACCAAGACTT AGATAGTCATGGGAGTGTTTGTGCTGTGCTGGCTGCCC TTTTTTGTCTTGACGATCACAGACCCTTTCATTAATTTTACAACTCCTGAAGATTTATACAATGCCTTTCTCTGGCTGGGTTATTTCAATTCCACTTTCAATCCCATTATATACGGTATGTTTTATCCCTGGTTTCGCAAGGCTTTGAGGATGATTGTCACGGGAACCATCTTTCAGCCTGACTCTTCCTCCCTAAACCTATTTCCTGCAGATGCTTAG
- the TAAR5 gene encoding trace amine-associated receptor 5, with protein sequence MTAVLIQGAEEHSTKFCYQMNGSCPRTIHPLDIRLAIYLACASGMLITVLGNLFVVFAVSYFKVLHSPTNFLLLSLALADMFLGLLVLPLSIIRSVESCWYFGDFLCRLHTYLDTLFCLTSIFHLCFISIDRHCAICEPLIYPSKFTVRVAFRYILAGWGIPAVYTAFFLYTDVVENALSQWLEEMPCVGSCQLLFNKFWGWLNFPMFFFPCLIMISLYVKIFVVATRQAQQINTLSKNLAGATKRERKAAKTLGIAVGIFLLCWLPFTIDTLVDSLLNFITPPLIFDIFIWFAYFNSACNPIIYVFSYRWFRKALKLCLSGEIFSSRTRTIDLYQE encoded by the coding sequence atgACAGCTGTCCTCATCCAAGGTGCTGAAGAACATTCCACAAAATTCTGCTACCAGATGAATGGGTCTTGCCCCAGGACAATCCATCCTCTGGACATTCGGTTGGCCATCTACCTGGCCTGTGCATCAGGCATGCTGATTACAGTCCTAGGAAATTTGTTTGTGGTGTTTGCTGTGTCCTACTTCAAAGTGCTTCACTCTCCCACCAACTTCTTGCTGCTCTCCCTGGCTCTGGCTGATATGTTTCTGGGTCTGCTAGTGCTGCCCCTCAGCATCATTCGCTCAGTAGAGAGCTGCTGGTACTTTGGAGACTTCCTCTGCCGCCTGCATACCTACTTGGACACCCTCTTCTGCCTCACCTCCATCTTCCATCTCTGTTTCATTTCCATTGACCGCCACTGTGCCATCTGTGAGCCCCTGATCTATCCCTCCAAGTTCACGGTCAGGGTAGCCTTCAGGTACATCCTGGCAGGGTGGGGGATCCCAGCAGTTTACACTGCCTTCTTCCTCTACACAGATGTGGTAGAGAATGCGCTCAGTCAGTGGCTGGAAGAGATGCCTTGTGTTGGCAGTTGCCAACTGCTATTCAATAAGTTTTGGGGCTGGCTAAACTTTCCTATGTTCTTTTTCCCCTGCCTCATCATGATCAGCTTGTATGTGAAGATTTTTGTGGTTGCCACAAGGCAGGCTCAACAGATCAACACCTTGAGCAAAAACCTGGCTGGGGCTACCAAACGTGAAAGAAAAGCTGCCAAGACTCTAGGCATCGCTGTGGGGATATTCCTCTTGTGTTGGCTTCCCTTCACCATTGACACGCTGGTTGACAGCCTTCTTAACTTCATCACACCACCACTGATCTTTGACATCTTTATCTGGTTTGCTTACTTCAACTCAGCCTGCAACCCTATCATCTATGTTTTTTCCTACCGATGGTTCAGAAAGGCACTGAAACTCTGCCTGAGTGGGGAGATCTTCTCATCTCGGACACGCACTATTGATTTGTACCAAGAATGA